ATCAATTTTTACCCGTGTTGAAACCACAAGGCCGGCGACATCTTCTATTTGTATGGCTAACTCTTCGTATGAGATCGTTGGCGCATAAATTACTTCATACCCACCTTCCCGCAGTTTTTCCTGCAGGTAATCATGACACTTGGCTGTAATGATAACTTTCACTGTTTATATTCTCCTGCTGTTGATTGTACTTTTATTAATGGCTGATCTGTTTATCTACCTCATCCTGAATGTAAGTGCTGCGAAATCATCTACTGATAGTTGTTCTGCCCGTTTATTAAACAATTCATCTTTTAATTCTTCCGGATCAAACAAACCTTTCACCCCGTTGCGCAACATCTTTCTTCGTTGATTAAATGCAGTCTTAACAAGCAATTTGAACTTCTGTTCACTTTGCATTAATGGAATTGTTTTTATTGGTTTCATCTTTATAACTCCGCTTTTCACCTTTGGTGGCGGATTGAATGCCTGCTCATCCACATCAAACAAATACTCTACTTCAAAATAAGCCTGCACCAAAATGCTCAATATACCATACGCTTTTGATCCGGGTTTGGATGCTACACGTTGCGCCACTTCTTTCTGAAACATCCCTACCACACAATCAACTTGTTCTTTCCAATCCAACACTTTAAATAAAATCTGTGATGAAATGTTGTAAGGGAAGTTACCTACTATCATAAACCGTTCCGTAAAGGGACATGCAGCATCCAAAAAACTTTGATGCAGCAATTTTCCTTTGATAGCTGGAAAAGTATGTTCGAGATAGGTGATCTTTTCAGCATCCAGCTCCACCGCTTTAAAATCAAGATCTTGGTATTGTAAAAAATATTTGGTGATGGCACCGGCACCGGGTCCAACTTCTACCAAATGCTGTGGATGTTCATCCATAACAGCTTCTACAATTCTTTTTGAAATTGACTCGTCTTTTAAAAAGTGCTGACCTAACGATTTTTTGAGTGTGTATTCCACGCTGCAAAAGTAGCAGAAAAAAGCCCCCCGATTTGAACGGAGGGCTGTTGAATTGATTTAATGTGAAACGACGATTCGTTTTCTGAATATTTCATCCCCCACTTTACATTGAATAACATACTGACCAGGGCTCCACTTAGCAGCTTCAGTTACCATCCACTCATTAATACCAGTGTTTACCTGCTCGATGCTTCTGTAGACAACCGATCCAATACTGTTTGTAACAGTGATCTCAGCGGTTTGATTTCTATCTGAAGTGAAGTTTATCCGGAAAAGATTAGTAGCAGGGTTAGGTGACACAACTAACTCAAATCCGTTATTGCGACGAATGAATAATCGTATTGCATTTGTATAAAATACTTGTCCGCCTGAGCCTACATATTTTAATCGATAAAATACTTCGGTAGACCGGAAATTGACAAGATCGTCCAGTTCTGAATAAGCGCCACTGCTACGAGGCGAAATACGACCACCAACGGAAGTGTAATCAATGCCATTTGCACTGCGTTCTACCTGGAAATAAGAAATACCTTCTTCGCTATCACTATTCCAGCTAATCATACCTGATTTGCTTTGCAATCGGGCATTGAAATTATATGGTTTGCCCGCAAGAACATCGCAAGCTGCGTATTGTGTAATGGTAACAGTATCTGTTGCGTAAACTGTTCCACAACTATCCATCAACGTTTGACTTACTATATAAGTACCTGCCTGGCTTGCAGTAATACGGTCGCCTGATGTTGGACCTACTATATTACCTCCAATGGTTGACCAGTTGTAAACTGATGTAGACAATGGATTAGTTACATAAACTTCTGCAACACCAGCCGGACAAAGTACCGGGAAATCTGTTTCGATCTCTGCACTTGGTGCACGGAAAAAACTGAAAGGCCCTACGAAGTCTTTCAGTGCCGCCGTGAATGAAGTAGATGCTCTTGATTTCACCAATATTCTTCTGAATGGCAAACCACACACGTCGCCTTCTCTAACCAATGGATCAAGACCAAGCTTACTGAGGTTTACAGAAAATTCCATAAACTGATCGGCTGTGTAATTATCTACAACCGCCTGGCTACCCAACACAAGTTTAAATGGCCCGGCCCATGTATTGTTTCTACTTGTTAAACCATTATAAAATACTCCTCCGGCTTTAGGCTGAATAGCTGCATAACCATAAGTGGCACCGTTAATTGCACCATCAAACGTATAGTTACCGGGCGTACCAACCCAATTAAAAGCTGTTGGTGTTAAAAGTAAGGCGTCTTTATGCACCCATATCCGAGCTTCAACCATTCTGAGGCCAGTACCAAATTCAGCCGTTAAAATAATATCACCTGCACTTAAAATATTACCGGAAGCATCAAACTTCCAGGATGTGTGTCCGTCATCGGGTCCATATCCTTTAAAATTCAAATTAGGTTTGTCGTAATAAATATCTGTCTGATACATTTCAAAATCGAAATAACGGTCACCGCTTGTATTCTCAATTGATACACCTCCAAAGAGCCATAGTGAGTCGTTTGTTTCGGTGCCATCTCCATCTCTGCGCACATGCATAAACATGTCAAGAATTTCGTTCTTATCAGGTACACTTTGTGCTACTGGTGTCGTCCATGTATTTGGGTTCATCCCGTTCTTGTTACTACCTGATGCGAAAATTGTTGAGTCATCACCATGGTGGTCACGAATAAAAATACCATCAACCAATAACATACCATTTAACACATGAAACTGTGGGTAACGCATGTTACGGAAGAAGGGATAATTTCGGGTTGCCGGTTGCGAAGTATATCTCGCAAGAATACCTGCAGCACCAGTAGTATCAATAACAAAATCTCCAACACCCGGACCAACAATAACATTATTACTGAACCAGTCATCGTTACCAACCTGCAAAAAGTTATTGAAAAAGTTAGCTCTCAAATCACCATCAACACCAAATCTTGCTTTGATCTGCTGTGCTGTTAGTGTTTGGTTGGTTAGGGTAAGAAAGAGAAACAAACTGAGTAAAAGTTGTTTCATAAGTAACGGATTTAAATGAGTAGAAAGGCTGTGCACTGTAACCTGCACAGCCTTTCAAAAAGTTAGCCTTTTTTGCTTACAATACGAATCTCCTCTACAGGAGAGTTCTCTTTAGTACCGTCGAGGTGATGAGCCACAATACGATAAAACAGATAACCAGGGTATGCTCCTGTGTCTCTGTATTTATATGTTGGTTCAATAGAGGAACAACTTACTTCGTCAACTTCGAAGAACCAGAAACCATCATA
The DNA window shown above is from Lacibacter sp. H375 and carries:
- the rsmA gene encoding 16S rRNA (adenine(1518)-N(6)/adenine(1519)-N(6))-dimethyltransferase RsmA is translated as MEYTLKKSLGQHFLKDESISKRIVEAVMDEHPQHLVEVGPGAGAITKYFLQYQDLDFKAVELDAEKITYLEHTFPAIKGKLLHQSFLDAACPFTERFMIVGNFPYNISSQILFKVLDWKEQVDCVVGMFQKEVAQRVASKPGSKAYGILSILVQAYFEVEYLFDVDEQAFNPPPKVKSGVIKMKPIKTIPLMQSEQKFKLLVKTAFNQRRKMLRNGVKGLFDPEELKDELFNKRAEQLSVDDFAALTFRMR
- a CDS encoding T9SS type A sorting domain-containing protein, producing the protein MKQLLLSLFLFLTLTNQTLTAQQIKARFGVDGDLRANFFNNFLQVGNDDWFSNNVIVGPGVGDFVIDTTGAAGILARYTSQPATRNYPFFRNMRYPQFHVLNGMLLVDGIFIRDHHGDDSTIFASGSNKNGMNPNTWTTPVAQSVPDKNEILDMFMHVRRDGDGTETNDSLWLFGGVSIENTSGDRYFDFEMYQTDIYYDKPNLNFKGYGPDDGHTSWKFDASGNILSAGDIILTAEFGTGLRMVEARIWVHKDALLLTPTAFNWVGTPGNYTFDGAINGATYGYAAIQPKAGGVFYNGLTSRNNTWAGPFKLVLGSQAVVDNYTADQFMEFSVNLSKLGLDPLVREGDVCGLPFRRILVKSRASTSFTAALKDFVGPFSFFRAPSAEIETDFPVLCPAGVAEVYVTNPLSTSVYNWSTIGGNIVGPTSGDRITASQAGTYIVSQTLMDSCGTVYATDTVTITQYAACDVLAGKPYNFNARLQSKSGMISWNSDSEEGISYFQVERSANGIDYTSVGGRISPRSSGAYSELDDLVNFRSTEVFYRLKYVGSGGQVFYTNAIRLFIRRNNGFELVVSPNPATNLFRINFTSDRNQTAEITVTNSIGSVVYRSIEQVNTGINEWMVTEAAKWSPGQYVIQCKVGDEIFRKRIVVSH